One segment of Pseudodesulfovibrio sp. 5S69 DNA contains the following:
- the mgtE gene encoding magnesium transporter, whose translation MSVKEEYTPRNEEEMDGMAAVDFESQHPADAAETIEGLDIADQVKFIKQLPIKDAAESIAEMDDLDQKALISNLNRGLAARIVEEMAPDDATDLLDGLSDDLQRALLSRVAAEDRAELKTLLTFDPDTAGGVMNTEVVILDQDLSADEAVAKIREEVEDKEIPYYAYLVDKKDRLVGVLSLRDLLLARRGAQLKDLVKTQNLISVGYNVDKEEVAHLIAHYNFLALPVVDFGNRLLGVVTVDDVIDIIHEEASEDMQAMVGAGADETTDSPWLYSVRVRLPWLILNVVFSAVSAWVVHLFEGNITQMAVLAVLMPVVANQAGNTGQQALAVMIRQLAMERFDRKRAWIAVVRELRVGFLNGVIISSLVFCVVFAATHKILLASVMGSALWLDMLLGALAGASIPLLLKELGRDPAQASSIFLTTITDSMGFFILLGLAGLVLLH comes from the coding sequence ATGAGCGTGAAAGAGGAATACACCCCTCGCAATGAGGAGGAAATGGACGGCATGGCGGCCGTGGACTTCGAATCGCAGCATCCCGCGGATGCCGCCGAGACGATCGAAGGACTGGATATTGCCGATCAGGTCAAGTTCATCAAGCAACTTCCCATCAAGGACGCGGCCGAGTCCATCGCGGAGATGGACGACCTTGACCAAAAAGCGCTCATCAGCAACCTGAACCGGGGGCTGGCCGCCCGTATAGTCGAGGAAATGGCCCCGGACGACGCCACCGATCTTCTGGACGGCCTGAGCGACGACCTGCAAAGGGCTCTGCTCAGCCGCGTAGCGGCCGAGGATCGCGCGGAGTTGAAGACGCTGCTGACCTTCGATCCGGACACCGCGGGCGGCGTCATGAACACCGAGGTTGTCATCCTCGACCAGGACCTGTCCGCGGACGAGGCCGTGGCCAAGATCCGCGAGGAGGTCGAGGACAAGGAGATTCCATACTACGCCTACCTGGTGGACAAGAAGGACCGGTTGGTGGGCGTGCTCTCTCTGCGCGACCTGCTGCTGGCCCGGCGCGGCGCGCAGTTGAAGGACCTGGTCAAGACCCAGAACCTCATCTCCGTGGGCTACAACGTGGACAAGGAAGAGGTGGCTCACCTCATCGCCCACTATAATTTTCTGGCCCTGCCCGTGGTCGATTTCGGCAATCGGCTGCTCGGCGTGGTCACGGTCGACGACGTCATCGACATCATCCATGAAGAGGCCTCCGAGGACATGCAGGCCATGGTCGGCGCGGGCGCGGACGAGACCACGGACTCTCCGTGGCTCTATTCCGTGCGTGTGCGTCTGCCCTGGCTGATCCTCAATGTTGTCTTCTCGGCCGTGTCGGCCTGGGTGGTCCATCTTTTCGAAGGCAACATAACCCAGATGGCCGTGCTGGCCGTGCTCATGCCCGTGGTCGCCAACCAGGCGGGCAATACTGGGCAACAGGCCCTGGCGGTCATGATCCGCCAGCTTGCCATGGAGCGTTTCGACCGCAAACGGGCCTGGATAGCCGTGGTTCGCGAGTTGCGCGTCGGGTTTCTGAACGGGGTGATTATCTCTTCCCTGGTCTTCTGCGTGGTCTTTGCGGCCACCCACAAGATATTGCTCGCTTCTGTCATGGGGTCGGCCCTCTGGCTGGACATGCTCCTCGGAGCCCTGGCCGGGGCGTCCATCCCCCTGCTGCTCAAGGAACTGGGACGCGACCCCGCCCAGGCGTCGAGCATCTTTCTGACCACCATCACGGACTCCATGGGCTTCTTCATCCTGCTCGGCCTGGCCGGGCTGGTCCTGCTCCACTGA
- a CDS encoding protein phosphatase CheZ — protein MTSNEELVRELMDKVSDELVSTLKGTIATAVEREIARNLTKALMEGEFYRRVNEDLQGGLKKIYQEVKAARGGTEIKCITSDIDPEELFSETSDQLDAVLKTTEKAAVEIIDIVEKLQDLQGSVSTIVKGFESGGVTKEDRERLKEINNTLGTDLSNIMVSLSFQDLTGQRIKRIIHSIRQIEQIVREVMLSTGLMIRQREVEPEKDFEALSLEARNEATSKLQGPSEGANQDDVDDLLASLGLD, from the coding sequence ATGACCAGCAACGAAGAATTGGTAAGGGAATTGATGGACAAGGTCTCCGACGAGCTCGTCAGCACCCTCAAGGGGACCATCGCGACCGCCGTCGAAAGGGAGATCGCCCGGAACCTCACCAAGGCGCTGATGGAAGGCGAATTCTACCGCAGGGTCAACGAAGACCTGCAGGGCGGCCTCAAGAAGATCTACCAGGAGGTCAAGGCGGCCAGGGGCGGCACCGAGATCAAGTGCATCACCTCGGACATCGACCCCGAGGAACTCTTCTCCGAGACCTCGGACCAGCTGGACGCCGTGCTGAAGACCACGGAAAAGGCCGCCGTGGAGATCATCGACATCGTCGAAAAGCTCCAGGACCTCCAAGGCTCCGTGTCCACCATCGTCAAGGGATTTGAATCCGGCGGCGTGACCAAGGAGGACCGGGAGCGGCTCAAGGAGATCAACAACACCCTCGGCACCGACCTGTCCAACATCATGGTCTCGCTGAGCTTCCAGGACCTGACCGGGCAGCGCATCAAGCGGATCATCCACTCCATCCGGCAGATCGAACAGATCGTCCGCGAGGTCATGCTCTCCACCGGCCTGATGATCCGCCAGCGCGAGGTCGAACCGGAAAAAGATTTCGAGGCCTTGTCCCTGGAGGCCCGAAACGAGGCCACCTCCAAGCTCCAGGGCCCGTCCGAAGGGGCCAACCAGGACGACGTGGACGACCTGCTCGCCTCCCTCGGCCTGGACTAG
- a CDS encoding PilZ domain-containing protein: protein MSEEKRSFSRIQVRLKAQARVMESIDSPQLFTSDTMPQPITREDFVKKSKLPEEVTGFLVEMDRKLDQIISMLGQDTFKVDFSLPVEVMEISAAGVKFRSARQFHPGDPLELIIYLSQTPLRLAGSKGRILDQEPDTGLYRFEFVDLRGSDMEAIVQFVFKEQREQIRNSKM, encoded by the coding sequence ATGAGTGAAGAGAAACGTTCGTTTTCGCGGATACAGGTCAGGCTGAAGGCCCAGGCCCGGGTCATGGAGTCCATCGACTCGCCCCAGCTCTTCACCAGCGACACCATGCCCCAGCCGATCACCCGCGAGGACTTCGTCAAGAAAAGCAAGCTTCCCGAGGAAGTGACCGGCTTCCTCGTGGAGATGGACCGCAAGCTCGACCAGATCATTTCCATGCTCGGACAGGACACGTTCAAGGTCGACTTTTCCCTGCCCGTGGAAGTCATGGAGATTTCCGCCGCCGGCGTGAAATTCCGTTCCGCCAGGCAGTTCCATCCGGGCGACCCCCTGGAACTGATCATCTACCTCAGCCAGACTCCCCTGCGCCTTGCCGGCAGCAAGGGGCGCATCCTCGACCAGGAACCGGACACCGGCCTGTACCGCTTCGAATTCGTGGACCTGCGCGGATCGGACATGGAGGCCATCGTGCAATTCGTCTTCAAGGAACAGCGGGAACAGATCCGCAATTCCAAAATGTAG
- a CDS encoding NIL domain-containing protein — MNEVKNGFRKIVYLSFPPEVSGRPVVCNLLRKFNLSFNILKADISPRHEGTMTLEVSGREDEFHKGIGYLKENGVRITPVAHKIFRDEEACIHCGVCTAMCPTDALSLDRETLKVVFDVDKCSACGMCTRVCPVKCMTLDLDENGRP, encoded by the coding sequence ATGAACGAAGTCAAGAATGGTTTCAGGAAAATCGTCTACCTCTCCTTCCCCCCGGAGGTCTCCGGCAGGCCCGTGGTCTGCAATCTGCTGCGCAAGTTCAACCTGAGCTTCAACATCCTCAAGGCGGACATCTCGCCGCGCCATGAAGGGACCATGACTCTCGAGGTCTCGGGCCGGGAGGACGAGTTCCACAAGGGTATCGGCTACCTCAAGGAAAACGGCGTGCGCATCACCCCGGTGGCGCACAAGATATTCCGCGACGAGGAAGCCTGCATCCACTGCGGAGTCTGCACCGCCATGTGCCCCACGGACGCTCTGTCCCTGGACCGCGAAACCCTCAAAGTCGTCTTCGACGTGGACAAGTGTTCGGCCTGCGGCATGTGCACCCGCGTCTGCCCGGTCAAGTGCATGACGCTCGACCTGGATGAGAACGGCAGGCCCTAA
- a CDS encoding tetratricopeptide repeat protein — translation MKMKIVSLFGIVLILISLSALAGCATRTDVEAMQSDRQQDLNRIRQLEAELAESKQQLKAEIEKSNDPLRERSADMWAEIQSLRADIAKMRGEVDNLNIRMDRQVGAADSSVTVQELAQRLSEVEFAMVNELQVDLPKINKDNNAAAATGVTAATAPAAAAPADAPEEGAPAAPAKTVEVGKPGAAADQAAPPADTDPAKALYDKAYALYKEGNYERARSYWAEFTDTFKGHAFTPSAVFWQGQCYYMLKDYARAVILYEDVIEKYQKSSKYKAALLRSGYSWEHLGKPELAKMRFEEIIKKFPKSVEATQAKRSLDKMK, via the coding sequence ATGAAGATGAAAATTGTCAGTCTTTTCGGTATAGTTTTAATCCTCATCAGCCTGTCGGCCCTGGCCGGCTGCGCCACCAGAACCGATGTGGAGGCCATGCAGTCCGACCGGCAGCAGGACCTCAACCGCATCCGCCAACTGGAGGCCGAACTGGCCGAATCCAAGCAGCAGCTCAAGGCCGAAATCGAGAAATCCAATGACCCGTTGCGCGAGCGGTCCGCCGATATGTGGGCCGAAATCCAGTCCCTGCGTGCCGACATCGCCAAGATGCGCGGCGAGGTGGACAACCTGAACATCCGCATGGACCGCCAAGTCGGCGCGGCCGACTCCTCCGTGACCGTGCAGGAACTGGCCCAGCGGCTGTCCGAGGTGGAATTCGCCATGGTCAACGAACTCCAGGTGGACCTCCCCAAAATCAACAAGGATAACAACGCCGCTGCGGCCACCGGCGTGACGGCCGCGACGGCCCCGGCCGCCGCAGCTCCAGCCGATGCGCCCGAGGAAGGCGCCCCCGCCGCCCCGGCCAAGACGGTCGAGGTAGGCAAGCCCGGCGCCGCCGCCGACCAGGCCGCCCCCCCGGCGGACACCGACCCGGCCAAGGCCCTCTACGACAAGGCCTACGCCCTGTACAAGGAAGGCAACTACGAGCGCGCCCGGTCCTACTGGGCCGAGTTCACCGACACCTTCAAGGGCCACGCCTTCACCCCCAGCGCCGTGTTCTGGCAAGGCCAGTGCTACTACATGCTCAAGGACTACGCCCGGGCCGTCATCCTCTACGAGGACGTCATCGAGAAGTACCAGAAGAGCTCCAAGTACAAGGCCGCCCTGCTCCGCTCCGGCTACTCCTGGGAACACCTGGGCAAGCCCGAGCTGGCCAAGATGCGCTTCGAGGAAATCATCAAGAAATTCCCCAAGTCCGTGGAGGCCACCCAGGCCAAGCGGTCGTTGGACAAAATGAAATAA
- a CDS encoding PLD nuclease N-terminal domain-containing protein: MFADFSALTPTQWAIVLIAVGLCFAFSAWSILDVWKRNFESSAEKSLWMQICIFIPILGALTYLFLGRKRGSLQ, from the coding sequence ATGTTCGCAGACTTCTCGGCCCTGACCCCGACCCAGTGGGCCATCGTGCTGATTGCCGTCGGCCTCTGCTTCGCCTTCAGCGCCTGGTCCATCCTGGACGTCTGGAAGCGGAACTTCGAATCCTCGGCGGAAAAGAGCCTGTGGATGCAGATCTGCATTTTTATTCCCATTCTCGGCGCTCTGACGTATCTTTTCCTCGGCAGAAAAAGAGGGAGCTTACAATGA
- the lspA gene encoding signal peptidase II, whose amino-acid sequence MNRYKLAATWAAGTVVLDQITKLLVHNLMQPWTGREIIPGLFNLVHVLNKGAAWGFLDDDNIDWQRPLFIVVSLVAVAVIAYMIRLTRDGDRWMIAGLGMIAGGAVGNAIDRIWLGSVIDFLDFYAGSYHWPAFNVADSALTVGAGCIIVSTLLNRRDTRRA is encoded by the coding sequence ATGAACCGATACAAACTGGCAGCGACCTGGGCGGCGGGTACGGTGGTGCTCGACCAGATCACCAAGCTCCTGGTGCACAACCTCATGCAGCCGTGGACCGGCCGGGAAATCATTCCCGGCCTGTTCAACCTGGTCCATGTCCTGAACAAGGGGGCGGCCTGGGGGTTCCTGGACGACGACAACATCGACTGGCAGCGGCCCCTGTTCATCGTCGTATCCCTGGTCGCCGTCGCCGTCATCGCCTACATGATCCGGCTGACCAGAGACGGAGACCGCTGGATGATAGCCGGACTCGGCATGATCGCGGGCGGAGCCGTGGGCAATGCCATCGACCGCATCTGGCTCGGTTCGGTCATCGACTTCCTCGATTTCTACGCGGGCAGCTACCACTGGCCCGCGTTCAACGTGGCCGACAGCGCTCTGACCGTGGGCGCGGGCTGCATCATCGTGTCAACGCTGCTCAACCGCAGGGACACTCGAAGGGCGTGA
- the ileS gene encoding isoleucine--tRNA ligase — MSDYKKTLLLPKTTFPMKANLKQREPEMLKFWEEIKAYDEMVAAGDADDRYVLHDGPPYANGHIHMGTALNKVLKDIIVKSRNIQGQKAEYVPGWDCHGLPIEHKVEQELKKKNKELDTLTIRKICRSYAAKWLDTQRKEFKRLGVFGVWDDPYMTMKPEYEAATARELGRFMERDGVVRGKKPIYWCCDCRTALAEAEVEYEDHTSPSIYVRFPMADENFKKIADIDVSKLYILIWTTTPWTIPDNMAVAVHPDFDYVLVKTGDAYYVLAEALLESCAAKFGWESYEIVATFRGAEIEGMQAKHPLYDRPSPVVLADYVTFDTGTGCVHTAPGHGREDFETGLRYGLEIYSPMNDRGQFLPEVEFFAGLNVWEANPKVIEKLTEVGNLMASEQITHSYPHCWRCKQPVIFRATTQWFIGMDENDLRKRALDAIRNEVQWVPSWGEERIYSMVENRPDWCISRQRNWGVPISALICEDCDETWFDAQWVYDICDRYAKHETGCDYWFEAPLEEIVPEGLTCPKCGGNHWKRETDILDVWFDSGTSYAAVVEQRKETRFPADLYLEGSDQHRGWFHSSLLASVGTREVPPYKTVLTHGYVVDAEGRKMSKSIGNVLAPQEIIDRFGAEILRMWVSASNYQEDIRISDETLNRLVDAYRRIRNTCRYLLSNLNDFDPAHKVDVADMPPLDRYALDMVVRQHDAIRTAYRKFEFHKVYHTLHNLCVVDLSAFYLDIIKDRLYVEEEDGLKRRSAQTVLWQILLMLLEDMAPVLSFTAEEAFQDLPEGIKAALPQDKTVFALRFAPERPELSDAERDRWEKLALVRAEVNKAIEPKRKDRVIGKSLDAQVTLYADKDIRELVSTEDIDPREFFIISKLVLDEPENAPADAYVGEDLAGLKVAVKAAPGEKCERCWRIAEDLGTDPEYPDACPRCTAVLKTLG, encoded by the coding sequence ATGAGCGATTACAAAAAAACCTTGCTCCTGCCCAAAACCACGTTTCCCATGAAGGCCAACCTCAAGCAGCGCGAACCCGAAATGCTCAAGTTCTGGGAGGAAATCAAGGCCTATGACGAAATGGTCGCCGCCGGAGACGCCGACGACAGGTACGTGCTGCACGACGGTCCTCCGTATGCCAACGGCCACATCCACATGGGCACCGCCCTGAACAAGGTCCTCAAGGACATCATCGTCAAGTCCAGGAACATCCAGGGCCAGAAGGCCGAGTACGTGCCCGGATGGGACTGCCACGGGCTGCCCATCGAGCACAAGGTCGAGCAGGAGCTGAAGAAGAAAAACAAGGAACTGGACACGCTGACCATCCGCAAGATCTGCCGTTCCTACGCGGCCAAGTGGCTGGACACCCAGCGCAAGGAGTTCAAAAGACTGGGCGTGTTCGGCGTCTGGGACGACCCGTACATGACCATGAAACCCGAGTACGAGGCGGCCACCGCCCGTGAACTGGGCCGGTTCATGGAGCGCGACGGCGTGGTCCGGGGCAAGAAGCCCATCTACTGGTGCTGCGACTGCCGCACCGCCCTGGCCGAAGCCGAGGTGGAATACGAGGACCACACCTCCCCGTCCATCTACGTCCGTTTCCCCATGGCCGATGAGAATTTCAAGAAGATCGCCGACATCGACGTCTCCAAGCTGTACATCCTGATCTGGACCACCACCCCGTGGACCATCCCGGACAACATGGCCGTGGCCGTGCACCCGGATTTCGACTACGTGCTGGTCAAGACGGGCGACGCCTACTATGTCCTGGCCGAGGCTCTGCTCGAATCCTGCGCCGCCAAGTTCGGCTGGGAATCGTACGAGATCGTGGCCACCTTCCGGGGCGCCGAAATCGAGGGCATGCAGGCCAAGCACCCCCTCTACGACCGCCCGTCCCCAGTGGTCCTGGCCGACTACGTGACCTTCGACACCGGCACGGGCTGCGTCCACACCGCTCCGGGGCACGGCCGCGAGGACTTCGAGACCGGCCTGCGCTATGGGCTGGAGATCTACTCGCCCATGAACGACCGGGGCCAGTTCCTGCCCGAAGTCGAATTCTTCGCCGGACTGAACGTCTGGGAGGCCAACCCCAAGGTCATCGAGAAGCTGACCGAGGTGGGCAACCTGATGGCCTCAGAGCAAATCACTCACTCCTATCCGCACTGCTGGCGCTGCAAGCAACCGGTCATCTTCCGGGCCACCACCCAGTGGTTCATCGGCATGGATGAGAACGACCTGCGCAAGCGCGCCCTGGACGCCATCCGCAACGAAGTGCAGTGGGTCCCGTCCTGGGGCGAGGAGCGCATCTACTCCATGGTCGAGAACCGGCCCGACTGGTGCATTTCACGCCAGCGCAACTGGGGCGTGCCCATCTCCGCGCTGATCTGCGAGGACTGCGACGAGACCTGGTTCGACGCCCAGTGGGTCTACGACATCTGCGACAGGTACGCCAAGCACGAGACCGGCTGCGACTACTGGTTCGAGGCCCCGCTCGAGGAGATCGTGCCCGAGGGGCTGACCTGCCCGAAGTGCGGCGGGAATCACTGGAAGCGCGAGACCGACATCCTGGACGTCTGGTTCGATTCCGGCACCAGCTACGCCGCCGTGGTGGAGCAGCGCAAGGAGACCCGCTTCCCGGCCGACCTGTATCTGGAGGGCTCGGACCAGCATCGCGGCTGGTTCCATTCCTCCCTGCTCGCCTCGGTGGGCACACGCGAGGTGCCGCCCTACAAGACCGTCCTGACCCACGGCTACGTTGTCGACGCAGAGGGCCGGAAAATGTCCAAGTCCATCGGCAACGTCCTCGCGCCCCAGGAGATCATCGACAGGTTCGGCGCGGAAATCCTGCGCATGTGGGTCTCGGCCTCTAACTACCAGGAGGATATCCGCATCTCGGACGAGACCCTGAACCGGTTGGTGGACGCCTACCGCCGCATCCGCAACACCTGCCGTTACCTTTTGTCGAACCTGAACGACTTCGACCCGGCGCACAAGGTGGACGTGGCCGACATGCCGCCGCTCGACCGCTACGCGCTGGACATGGTCGTGCGCCAGCACGACGCCATCCGCACGGCATACCGCAAATTCGAGTTCCACAAGGTCTACCACACCCTGCACAACCTCTGCGTGGTCGACCTGTCCGCCTTCTACCTCGATATCATCAAGGACCGCCTGTACGTGGAGGAAGAGGACGGCCTCAAGCGCCGTTCGGCCCAGACCGTGCTCTGGCAGATCCTGCTCATGCTTCTGGAGGATATGGCCCCGGTCCTGTCCTTCACCGCCGAGGAGGCCTTCCAGGACCTGCCCGAGGGCATAAAGGCCGCCCTGCCCCAGGACAAGACGGTCTTCGCCCTGCGCTTCGCGCCCGAGCGGCCCGAACTGTCCGACGCAGAGCGCGACCGCTGGGAAAAGCTGGCCCTGGTTCGGGCCGAGGTCAACAAGGCCATTGAGCCCAAGCGCAAGGACCGGGTCATCGGCAAGTCCCTGGACGCCCAGGTGACCCTGTATGCAGACAAGGACATCCGCGAGCTGGTCTCCACCGAGGACATCGACCCGCGCGAGTTCTTCATCATCTCCAAGCTGGTCCTGGACGAACCGGAGAACGCCCCGGCGGACGCCTACGTAGGCGAGGACCTGGCTGGTCTCAAGGTGGCCGTGAAGGCCGCGCCGGGCGAGAAATGCGAACGCTGCTGGCGCATCGCCGAGGACTTGGGCACCGACCCGGAATACCCCGACGCCTGCCCGCGCTGCACCGCAGTGCTGAAGACCCTGGGCTAG
- a CDS encoding tetratricopeptide repeat protein produces MGVHKREREAAEGKDQYVKKSSAVMLAALGVLLGAFIGNAVTMLYVGQRDQRVNVSTQATPTESPVPHSADPEALASMENAAAADPTNADLWIQLGNFCFDHNLPARAVNAYERALELRPNEVNVWSDLGVMYRRTKQFNKAVDAFGHAAALDKSHITSRFNMGIVYLHDLNDPASALKTWKGVLAINPEAKSPTGQSVADMVRELEK; encoded by the coding sequence ATGGGAGTACATAAACGCGAACGCGAGGCGGCCGAGGGCAAGGACCAGTACGTCAAAAAGAGTTCGGCCGTCATGCTGGCGGCCCTGGGTGTTTTGCTCGGGGCCTTCATCGGCAACGCCGTGACCATGCTCTACGTGGGGCAGCGGGATCAGCGGGTGAACGTGTCCACCCAGGCCACCCCCACCGAGTCTCCGGTGCCGCATTCGGCCGATCCCGAGGCGCTGGCCAGCATGGAAAACGCCGCGGCCGCCGATCCGACCAACGCGGACCTGTGGATACAGCTCGGCAATTTCTGCTTTGACCACAACCTGCCCGCACGGGCGGTCAATGCCTACGAGCGGGCCTTGGAACTGCGCCCCAACGAGGTCAACGTCTGGTCCGACCTGGGGGTCATGTACCGGCGCACCAAGCAGTTCAACAAGGCGGTGGACGCCTTCGGCCACGCCGCCGCCCTGGACAAGAGCCACATCACGTCCAGGTTCAACATGGGCATAGTCTACCTCCACGATCTGAATGACCCGGCGTCCGCGCTCAAGACCTGGAAGGGGGTCCTGGCCATCAACCCCGAGGCCAAGTCGCCCACTGGGCAGTCCGTGGCCGACATGGTTCGAGAGCTGGAAAAATAA
- the epsC gene encoding serine O-acetyltransferase EpsC → MTSEDYTLADVVALLVESGDKGPRSHRRAGEAPMPSVDILRGIVEDLRCVLFPGYFGPSEITPDTMPYYIGSTLDQLERKLADQINRGYCFVCDATTTERCNDCEQRAKTIAKKFITKLPEIREYLLSDVQAAYIGDPAAKTHGETIFCYPSIRALTNHRIAHELYELGVDIIPRIIGEMAHSDTGIDIHPGATIGKSFFIDHGTGTVIGETCIIGDNVRVYQGVTLGAKSFPKGDDEMLIKGLPRHPIVEDDVIIYAGATILGRITIGREAVIGGNVWIVRDVPAGAQIVQTRALEQTFENGAGI, encoded by the coding sequence ATGACCAGTGAAGACTACACATTGGCGGATGTGGTCGCGCTCCTCGTGGAGTCCGGAGACAAGGGCCCGCGCTCGCACCGCAGGGCCGGCGAGGCGCCCATGCCCTCGGTAGACATCCTGCGCGGGATCGTCGAGGACCTGCGCTGTGTCCTGTTTCCCGGCTATTTCGGTCCGTCCGAGATCACCCCGGACACCATGCCCTACTACATCGGCTCCACCCTGGACCAACTGGAACGCAAGCTCGCGGACCAGATCAACCGGGGCTACTGTTTCGTCTGCGACGCCACCACCACAGAACGGTGCAACGACTGCGAGCAGCGGGCCAAGACCATAGCCAAGAAATTCATCACCAAGCTGCCCGAAATCAGGGAGTACCTGCTGTCCGACGTGCAGGCGGCCTACATCGGCGACCCCGCGGCCAAGACCCACGGTGAGACCATCTTCTGCTACCCCTCCATCCGGGCCCTGACCAACCACCGCATCGCCCACGAGCTGTACGAACTCGGCGTGGACATCATCCCCCGGATCATCGGCGAGATGGCCCACTCGGACACGGGCATCGACATCCACCCCGGCGCGACCATCGGCAAGTCCTTCTTCATCGACCACGGCACCGGCACGGTCATCGGCGAGACCTGCATCATCGGCGACAACGTGCGCGTATACCAGGGCGTGACCCTGGGGGCCAAGAGCTTCCCCAAGGGCGATGACGAGATGCTCATCAAGGGGCTGCCCCGCCACCCCATCGTGGAGGACGACGTGATCATTTACGCCGGAGCCACCATCCTTGGCCGGATCACCATCGGCCGCGAAGCGGTCATCGGCGGCAACGTGTGGATCGTGCGCGACGTTCCGGCAGGGGCGCAGATCGTCCAGACGCGCGCCCTGGAACAGACCTTCGAAAACGGCGCGGGCATCTGA
- the cysK gene encoding cysteine synthase A yields MKIADTMTDLIGRTPLVRLNSLADGLKADVVAKLEFYNPCGSVKDRIGVNMVETALADGTIDENAVLVEPTSGNTGIGLAFICAVKGMRLILTMPESMSTERRKLLHGLGAELVLTPAAEGMKGAIARARKIVEETDNAFMPMQFENPSNPETHRKTTGPEIWEDTDGKVDIFVAGVGTGGTLTGVAEALKARNPAVRAVAVEPDASPVLSGGEPGPHAIQGIGAGFVPGTLNTDIIDEIIRVKNDDAMEMAKRLMREEGILCGISSGANCAAALELARREENAGKMIVFIVCDTGERYLSTPLFS; encoded by the coding sequence ATGAAAATAGCCGACACAATGACGGATCTCATCGGCCGGACGCCCCTCGTCCGCCTGAACAGCCTCGCGGACGGCCTCAAGGCCGACGTGGTCGCCAAGCTCGAATTCTACAACCCGTGCGGATCGGTCAAGGACCGCATCGGCGTGAACATGGTCGAGACCGCCCTTGCGGACGGGACCATTGATGAAAACGCGGTCCTGGTGGAGCCGACGTCCGGCAACACCGGCATCGGCCTGGCTTTCATCTGCGCCGTCAAGGGCATGCGCCTGATCCTGACCATGCCCGAATCCATGTCCACGGAACGCCGCAAGCTGCTCCATGGGCTGGGCGCGGAACTGGTTCTGACCCCGGCCGCCGAGGGCATGAAAGGAGCCATAGCGCGGGCCAGGAAGATCGTCGAGGAGACGGACAACGCCTTCATGCCCATGCAGTTCGAGAACCCGTCCAACCCCGAGACCCATCGCAAGACCACGGGCCCCGAGATCTGGGAGGACACGGACGGCAAGGTCGACATCTTCGTGGCCGGCGTGGGCACCGGCGGCACCCTGACCGGCGTGGCCGAGGCCCTCAAGGCCCGAAATCCCGCAGTCCGGGCCGTGGCCGTGGAGCCCGACGCCTCCCCGGTCCTGTCCGGCGGCGAGCCCGGCCCCCACGCCATCCAGGGCATCGGCGCGGGCTTCGTGCCCGGCACGCTGAACACGGACATCATCGACGAGATCATCCGAGTCAAGAACGACGACGCGATGGAGATGGCCAAGCGGCTCATGCGCGAGGAAGGCATCCTCTGCGGCATCTCGTCCGGGGCCAACTGCGCGGCGGCCCTGGAATTGGCCCGACGCGAAGAAAACGCGGGCAAGATGATCGTCTTCATCGTCTGCGACACCGGCGAACGGTACCTGAGCACCCCGCTCTTCAGCTAG